The window GGGTCGTCCATTCTGAGCATGTCGCTAGATCTGGAAGCCGCCCGCAACGAGCTGGCGGCTCTTTCCCCCGACATCATCTTCAATCTTGTGGAAGAGCTGGCGGACGACATTCGTCTTGCACCGCTCGCGCCATCCCTTTTTGCGCACATGCATCTGCCCTTTACCGGTTCAGATGGGCAGGCGCTCACCCTTTCCGGCGACAAGGTGCTGTGCAAGCGCATTCTTGACGCGGCGGGCATTGCCTCGCCCGCGTGGGTATTGCCCGACGGCACCTTCGGCGGCATGGGAGGCGGAGAAGGGGGTGCAAGCTTCGTGACCGGTCGCTACCTTTGCAAGTCGGTGCATGAACATGCCTCACTGGGACTTGATGAGAATTGCCTGGTGGAAGCGGCCTGCGTGCAGGATGTCACCGAAAGGCTCGCCGCCTGCGCCGCGAAGCATGGCGGCCACTGGTTTGCGGAGCAGTATGTGGACGGGCGTGAGTTCAACATCGCCATCATTGCCGGAGAAGACGGCGCAGCACCGCAGGTGCTGCCTTTTGCCGAGATCGAGTTTCTCGACTTCGGTCCGGATAAGCCCAAGATTGTGGGCTACGCCGCCAAATGGGATGAAGACTGCTTCGAATACAGGAACACCGTGCGCCGTTTCGTCTTTCCCGAATCGGATGCGCCGCTGCTTGCCATGCTGGAAAAGGCCACCAAGGCCTGCTGGCAAGCCTTCGGGCTGGCAGGATACGCGCGCATCGATTATCGCGTAGACGGAGACGGTTCTGCCGAACATCCTTTCACGGCCTATGTGATCGACGTGAACGCCAATCCCTGCATTGCGCCTGATGCCGGGCTTGCCGCTGCCGCGCAGCGGGCAGGCATGGACTATGCCGCGCTCATCCGGCGTGTGGTCCGCGCCGGACTTGCGGGCCGGAAACAGAATTTTGAGTAATATACAGGAATACAAGCATGTCTGCTGAATCATCGGCCATGTCGTTTGAGGCCGTTAGCTACAGGGAAACCGTCAGGGAATCGGATGCCGCCGATGTGCGGCGCATCGTGTATGAAACCGGTTTCTTTACCGCCGAAGAAGTGGACGTGGCGGAAGAACTGGTGCTGGAACGCCTCGCACAGGGCGAGGACAGCGGGTACTTCTTCGTGTTTGCCGAGCGGGAAGGCGTTGTGCTCGGTTACACGTGCTACGGCCCCACCCCTGCTGCCGAAGGGACCTACGATCTGTACTGGATCGCTGTGGACCCCGCCTTCCGTCACATGGGGCTGGGCAAGCTGCTTCTGGCGGAAACCGTACGGTCTGTGCGCGTCATGCAGGGCAGGCTGCTCTTTGCGGAGACATCCGGCATGGAGAAGTACGTTTCCACCCGAAAGTTCTACGAGCGCACGGGGTTCGTGGCCGAAGCCGTGCTCAAGGATTTCTATCGTCCCGGCGACGACAAGGTGATATACCGTCTGGAAGTGTAAATGCCGATGCGCGGTTAGGCGGAGAAGGTTACCGGCTTTTGGCGCTGAAGAGGCATGATGCAGTTCTTGTCCGCTACCTGTTGGTAGATGTCCATTTGTCTGCTCGGAGGAACCGGCCATGTTCCGTATTCGCCCCATTTATGACACCCGTCTGCCCATAGATATTCAGGCGGTGGAAAAAGCGCAGGAGATTCTGCGTGAACGGTTCCCCCTGCTGGATGAAGAAGACGTGCAGCAACTGCCTGATCTGCTCGCCAATCCCTTCATCAAGCAATACCGCTCCATCCTTTTCGTGGCGGAGGACGGCCGCGCCAATGTGCGTGGCTTCGCCTTGCTCTGCCATTTTGCCGATCTGCATTTCTGCTATCTGGACTTCATTTCCGTCAGCCAGAAGCATGGCGGCGGGGGCATCGGTTCCGTACTCTACGAGCGTATTCGTGAAGAAGCCCGTGCCTTGGGTGATTCCGCGCTCTTTTTCGAGTGCCTGCCGGATGATCCTGCCTTGTGCAGGGATGCTGCGGCGCTCAAGGACAACATCGCCCGTCTGCGTTTCTATGAACGCTACGGGGCGCGGCCCATTATCGGCACGGCGTATGAAACGCCGCTGGTGGAAGGGGGCGATTGTCCGCCTTATCTGGTGGCCGACCCGCTGGGCAAGCCGCTCAAGGTTTCCCGTACGCAGGTTCGCAAGGTGGTTCGCGCCATCCTGACCCGCAAGTACAAGGGGGCCTGTTCCCCCGAGTATACGGAAATGGTGGTGAACTCCTTCAATGATCCGTATGTGCGCCTGCGCGAGCCCCGCTACATAATTGGCGATGAATCAGCGCCGCTGGTGCTTCCTGCCAAGGTGAGCGGCGACATGCGCATTGCGCTGGTGGTGAACGACAAGCACGACATCCATCATGTGCGTGAGCGCGGATATGTGGAGTCGCCCGTACGCATAGACAGTATCCGCAAGGCCTTGGCCAAGACGGGGCTGTTCGAGGAACTGACCGTTCGTCACTACCCCGAATCCCACATCACCGCCGTGCATGACAAAGGCTACGTGTCGTATCTGAAGACCGTGTGTGCCAAGCTGCCCGCGAACAAGTCGTTGTACCCCTACGTGTTTCCCATCCGAAACGCCTCGCGCCCTCCGCACGAATTGCCTGTGCGGGCGGGGTATTACTGCATTGATACGTTCACCCCCCTGAATGCCAACGCCTATAACGCGGCAAAGCGGGCCGTGGACTGTGGACTGACCGCCGCGGAATCGTTGCTGTCCGGCAGGCGCATGGCTTATGCGCTGGTGCGCCCTCCCGGGCACCATGCAGAGCGCAAGGCCTTTGGTGGGTTCTGTTATTTCAATACGGCGGCCGTGGCCGCGAACAGGCTTTCCGCATTGGGCAAGGTGGCCGTGCTGGATATCGACTACCATCACGGCAACGGCACGCAGAATATTTTTTACAAGCGTAATGACGTGTTGACCGTGTCCATTCATGGGCATCCGCGTTTTGCCTATCCCTATTTCAGCGGTTTCTCGGAAGAAGTCGGCGAAGAGGCTGGCGCGGGCTTCAACAGAAATTTCCCCCTGATGGAGAAGGTGGACGGGCACCAGTACGCCAATGTGTTGGTGCGGGCTCTGCAGGCCGTCAGGGAGTTTAATCCCACCTTTCTGGTGGTAGGGCTGGGGCTGGACCCTGCCAAGGGCGACCCCACGGGAACATGGTCTCTTGCGGCCAAGGACTTTGTTCATAACGGCAGGCTCATCGGCAGGCTGGGGCTGCATACCCTTGTGGTGCAGGAGGGGGGCTATCGTATCCGCTCGCTGGGCGTGAACGCGCGTAATTTCTTTGTGGGCCTGTATGAAGGTATGTCGGAGGCTGTGCGGCGGTAGGCGCAAAAGGGCCGACCATGCTGGTGCATGGTACAGAGATGGTGACTGATGGCGGGCGTTCCGAAAGGGATTGCCCGCCTTTGTATTGGAGGGAGCGCGTAGGGGCTGGCAGGCGAAGAGAGGCGGAGCGGCTAATCGGCCTTGTTGAAGCCTTCCGGATCGGGACCGTTATCGTTGCCGTTCCCTGTGCCGATGATGTCGCGCACGGCCTGCAGGGTCTGTCCGCGGTCCTGTGCCAGCCTTTGCCACTTCTTCTTTTCCTTCTTCAGCGCCTCGACGGTGTGCAGAAGGTCTCGGATGGTATGCGCCGGATAGCCGTATGCGGCGAACTGCCCCTTGCGGAGTTCTTCGTCGTTGAGCTGGCGTATGGCGTTGAGCTGGCTGGCGTTAAGGATCATGTCTGGCAGAGAGTCTCGGGTTGTGCGTTGCAGGGTAAAGCTGGTGAGTCAGGAGGTGGCATCCTAAAAAAAGTCGCGGGAAAAAGATAGGGGTGGCAGTGAGGGGATCGTGGTATTCCTTTATGCCTCGGAAGCGAGGCGTTCCCAATCGACCTCAGTTTTTGCATGTTTTATG is drawn from Desulfovibrio mangrovi and contains these coding sequences:
- a CDS encoding histone deacetylase family protein, with translation MFRIRPIYDTRLPIDIQAVEKAQEILRERFPLLDEEDVQQLPDLLANPFIKQYRSILFVAEDGRANVRGFALLCHFADLHFCYLDFISVSQKHGGGGIGSVLYERIREEARALGDSALFFECLPDDPALCRDAAALKDNIARLRFYERYGARPIIGTAYETPLVEGGDCPPYLVADPLGKPLKVSRTQVRKVVRAILTRKYKGACSPEYTEMVVNSFNDPYVRLREPRYIIGDESAPLVLPAKVSGDMRIALVVNDKHDIHHVRERGYVESPVRIDSIRKALAKTGLFEELTVRHYPESHITAVHDKGYVSYLKTVCAKLPANKSLYPYVFPIRNASRPPHELPVRAGYYCIDTFTPLNANAYNAAKRAVDCGLTAAESLLSGRRMAYALVRPPGHHAERKAFGGFCYFNTAAVAANRLSALGKVAVLDIDYHHGNGTQNIFYKRNDVLTVSIHGHPRFAYPYFSGFSEEVGEEAGAGFNRNFPLMEKVDGHQYANVLVRALQAVREFNPTFLVVGLGLDPAKGDPTGTWSLAAKDFVHNGRLIGRLGLHTLVVQEGGYRIRSLGVNARNFFVGLYEGMSEAVRR
- a CDS encoding D-alanine--D-alanine ligase, encoding MRAAVIHNALNGMRPDQEDTLVQAHAVHEALVSLGIGSSILSMSLDLEAARNELAALSPDIIFNLVEELADDIRLAPLAPSLFAHMHLPFTGSDGQALTLSGDKVLCKRILDAAGIASPAWVLPDGTFGGMGGGEGGASFVTGRYLCKSVHEHASLGLDENCLVEAACVQDVTERLAACAAKHGGHWFAEQYVDGREFNIAIIAGEDGAAPQVLPFAEIEFLDFGPDKPKIVGYAAKWDEDCFEYRNTVRRFVFPESDAPLLAMLEKATKACWQAFGLAGYARIDYRVDGDGSAEHPFTAYVIDVNANPCIAPDAGLAAAAQRAGMDYAALIRRVVRAGLAGRKQNFE
- a CDS encoding GNAT family N-acetyltransferase — its product is MSAESSAMSFEAVSYRETVRESDAADVRRIVYETGFFTAEEVDVAEELVLERLAQGEDSGYFFVFAEREGVVLGYTCYGPTPAAEGTYDLYWIAVDPAFRHMGLGKLLLAETVRSVRVMQGRLLFAETSGMEKYVSTRKFYERTGFVAEAVLKDFYRPGDDKVIYRLEV